One window of Gemmatimonadales bacterium genomic DNA carries:
- a CDS encoding GTP-binding protein: MAKAKFERTKPHVNVGTIGHVDHGKTTLTAAITAIQAKKGLAQFTAYDQIDKAPEERERGITIATAHVEYESDKRHYAHVDCPGHADYVKNMITGAAQMDGAILVVSAADGPMPQTREHILLAKQVNVPYIVVFMNKVDMVDDPELLELVELEVR, translated from the coding sequence ATGGCCAAGGCCAAATTCGAGCGGACGAAGCCGCATGTGAACGTGGGGACGATCGGGCACGTGGACCACGGGAAGACGACGCTGACGGCGGCGATCACGGCGATCCAGGCGAAGAAGGGGCTGGCGCAGTTTACGGCGTACGACCAGATCGACAAGGCGCCGGAGGAGCGGGAGCGGGGGATCACGATTGCCACGGCGCACGTGGAGTACGAGTCGGACAAGCGGCACTATGCCCACGTGGACTGTCCGGGGCACGCCGACTATGTGAAGAACATGATCACGGGGGCGGCCCAGATGGATGGGGCGATCCTGGTGGTGTCGGCGGCCGACGGGCCGATGCCGCAGACCCGGGAGCACATCCTGTTGGCCAAGCAGGTGAATGTGCCCTACATCGTGGTGTTCATGAACAAGGTGGACATGGTGGACGACCCGGAGCTGTTGGAGCTGGTGGAGCTGGAGGTGCG